A genomic window from Candidatus Methylacidiphilum fumarolicum includes:
- a CDS encoding ExbD/TolR family protein: MKIHVQTEKHRPRLEIIPFIDVMFFLLATFMIVSLTMVKNETIQIKLPKSTTAVSQPPPDQITVKVLEEGNFLFDKEKVLSQELTSKLNQIKTSNPDPKIFVTGEPNASFELVVKIIDEARKIGINKIAIQTTKPQSQTQKSGLANGT, translated from the coding sequence ATGAAAATTCATGTCCAGACTGAAAAACATCGTCCTAGGTTAGAAATCATCCCTTTTATTGATGTGATGTTTTTCCTGTTAGCAACCTTTATGATCGTTTCTTTGACGATGGTCAAAAACGAGACTATCCAGATTAAACTTCCCAAAAGCACCACGGCTGTTTCTCAACCCCCGCCTGATCAGATAACTGTCAAAGTGCTCGAAGAGGGCAATTTTCTTTTTGACAAAGAAAAAGTGCTTTCTCAAGAGTTAACGTCGAAGTTGAATCAGATTAAAACTTCTAATCCAGATCCCAAAATATTCGTAACAGGAGAACCTAACGCTTCTTTTGAGCTAGTAGTCAAGATAATTGATGAGGCTCGAAAAATTGGGATCAATAAGATAGCCATTCAGACAACCAAACCTCAATCTCAAACTCAAAAAAGCGGATTAGCCAATGGAACGTAA
- a CDS encoding HesB/IscA family protein, giving the protein MNSIFPLQLNITLTPMALSKIKKLTDSHPGYMLRLSVTKGGCAGNEYLLELAVPKEKDIRLQIEDVFVAIDPESSHLLAGSTIDYKEGLTQGGFRIINPQAKSTCGCGSSFQV; this is encoded by the coding sequence ATGAACAGCATTTTTCCTTTACAGTTGAATATTACCCTTACCCCAATGGCTCTTTCAAAGATTAAAAAACTAACTGATTCTCATCCTGGATATATGTTACGGCTTTCGGTTACAAAAGGTGGATGCGCTGGCAATGAATATCTACTAGAACTAGCCGTACCCAAGGAAAAGGATATTCGGTTACAAATAGAAGATGTTTTTGTGGCTATCGATCCAGAAAGTAGTCATTTATTAGCCGGTTCAACCATTGATTATAAAGAGGGTCTAACCCAAGGTGGATTTAGGATCATCAATCCTCAAGCTAAATCGACTTGTGGGTGTGGTTCTTCTTTTCAGGTTTAA
- a CDS encoding dienelactone hydrolase family protein — protein MIHALFCFLLFSLLAMPQGVSQEALNNEAKTQSANNYVRNSGGGEASVSQPAEPVLRGAMVKLTDFGSDDVGYLSIPDQEPKGGVVLVPGIWGLSQGIKFLADHFSKDGYVALVVDLFNGIVPKDSSSAADLRRFVREESALNVIAAAVRFLHESPRFHTTKVGVVGWDIGGEYTLEAAINVKGINAVVIYYGEVNLEKRKLSKLRVPVCYFYAEKDQTVSKEKIIHFVNAMEEEKKPLSFYSFEAQHGFADPASANYDPTTAEAAWNISINFLEKEFNAIKKETGFLDRIIHSKD, from the coding sequence ATGATCCACGCTTTGTTTTGTTTTTTGCTTTTTTCTTTGTTGGCAATGCCACAGGGAGTAAGCCAAGAGGCTCTAAATAACGAAGCTAAGACCCAGTCGGCGAATAATTATGTAAGGAATTCTGGGGGAGGGGAAGCTTCCGTATCCCAACCTGCCGAGCCTGTGTTGCGTGGTGCGATGGTGAAACTAACGGATTTTGGATCTGATGATGTGGGCTATCTTTCGATTCCAGATCAAGAGCCCAAAGGGGGTGTGGTACTTGTCCCAGGGATTTGGGGGTTAAGTCAAGGCATAAAATTCCTCGCAGACCATTTTTCAAAAGATGGGTATGTGGCTTTAGTTGTGGATCTTTTTAACGGTATTGTTCCGAAGGATAGCTCCTCTGCTGCTGATTTAAGAAGATTTGTTAGGGAAGAATCTGCTTTGAACGTTATAGCAGCTGCTGTCCGGTTTCTTCATGAAAGTCCTAGATTTCACACGACAAAGGTAGGAGTGGTTGGATGGGATATCGGTGGGGAATACACATTAGAAGCGGCGATCAATGTAAAAGGAATAAACGCTGTAGTCATTTACTACGGAGAAGTGAATCTTGAAAAAAGAAAACTTTCCAAACTTCGAGTCCCAGTGTGCTACTTTTATGCTGAAAAGGATCAAACGGTTTCGAAAGAAAAAATCATTCATTTTGTCAATGCTATGGAGGAGGAAAAAAAACCACTCTCATTTTACAGTTTTGAAGCTCAACATGGCTTTGCTGATCCTGCAAGTGCAAATTACGATCCTACCACTGCCGAAGCGGCGTGGAATATTTCAATCAATTTTTTAGAAAAAGAATTTAATGCCATTAAAAAAGAGACAGGATTCCTGGATAGGATTATCCATAGCAAAGATTAA
- a CDS encoding energy transducer TonB family protein yields MERNDYIGYFLSLLIHATLLFIVGYFFIQKVEYGITAGEATVDVDLINVPETPIPPEPVPTPIPEEMAQPQEAPKPVVQPPPKPKAVQKPKGIPQATKTPAGKMTMPGYLRNPAPAYPAAAKAAGHQGLVILRVHVSSSGYPTSVTIGKSSGYPELDQAAENTVKKFWRFKPPTMLGLPIDVDVDIPIRFKIN; encoded by the coding sequence ATGGAACGTAACGATTATATTGGATACTTCTTATCTTTGTTGATCCATGCGACCCTTCTTTTTATTGTTGGGTATTTTTTTATTCAAAAAGTGGAATATGGAATTACTGCTGGGGAAGCCACTGTGGATGTTGATCTTATAAATGTTCCAGAAACACCCATTCCTCCAGAACCGGTTCCCACTCCGATTCCAGAAGAGATGGCGCAGCCTCAGGAAGCGCCCAAACCTGTAGTACAGCCTCCTCCAAAGCCTAAAGCGGTTCAAAAGCCAAAGGGCATACCTCAAGCTACTAAAACACCAGCAGGCAAAATGACGATGCCTGGATATCTTAGGAATCCTGCCCCAGCCTATCCCGCAGCGGCAAAAGCCGCAGGGCATCAAGGGTTGGTTATTTTACGAGTGCATGTTTCCTCTTCTGGTTATCCAACTTCAGTAACAATTGGTAAATCTTCTGGTTATCCAGAATTAGATCAGGCAGCAGAAAATACAGTAAAAAAATTCTGGAGATTTAAACCACCCACGATGCTTGGACTCCCTATCGATGTTGATGTAGATATCCCTATTCGTTTCAAGATCAATTGA
- the shc gene encoding squalene--hopene cyclase — protein MTRTKRTVIQHSMHSGRLFLKKENEVGDNKKLHSVPLSLVEETLNFPQKVEKTIKKAQRYLLSIQKEDGHWVGELFVDVTLACDCIHLMHWRGKIDYKKQKRLVKHILDRQLPDGGWNIYPGGPSEVNATVKAYFALKLAGFSPDEPLMAKARSTILRLGGIPKCMTYTKLGLALLGVYPWDRLPVIPPEIILFPNWFPFNLYEISAWSRTMLVPLSIIHHFKPTRILPEKLQLHELFPYGTERGKFSWLKKGAKYLSKEGLFLACDKFLQYWDKTSLKPFRKMAIEKAEKWILERIAAGSDGLGAIFPAMHYAIMALIALGYTEDNPILKKAITDFESLEVDDQKNDDLRIQPCLSPLWDTAIGLVALAESGYERNAPQLKKAAHWIINREIRIKGDWYVRNPHPEASGWAFEYNNMYYPDVDDTLMVLLALRLIDIDDKIKKEEVMQRALRWVISFQCENGGWAAFDKNVYKKWLEDIPFADHNAILDPPCSDITARALELFGKMGIRKNEKFVQKAIRYLKETQESDGSWMGRWGVNYIYGTWQALRGLQAIGEDMNQEWILRARDWLESCQNEDGGWGETPASYDNPQLKGKGPSTASQTAWAISGIMACGDIFRPSITRGIKYLCERQLSDGSWAEEFLTGTGFPGVFYLKYDMYRNAWPLLVIGEYYRQYQQAKERATYWVDATLGCMEKRLSAV, from the coding sequence TTGACCCGAACAAAAAGAACAGTTATCCAACATTCCATGCATTCAGGAAGGCTTTTTTTAAAAAAGGAAAATGAGGTTGGGGACAATAAAAAGCTTCATTCTGTCCCCCTTTCTTTAGTGGAAGAAACCTTAAATTTTCCACAAAAAGTGGAAAAGACGATTAAAAAAGCACAAAGATATCTTCTTTCTATACAAAAAGAAGATGGGCATTGGGTAGGGGAATTGTTTGTGGATGTGACGCTCGCTTGCGATTGCATTCACTTGATGCATTGGAGAGGAAAGATTGATTATAAAAAACAGAAACGATTGGTAAAGCATATACTGGACAGGCAGCTTCCTGATGGCGGGTGGAATATTTATCCTGGAGGTCCCAGTGAAGTCAATGCCACAGTCAAAGCCTACTTTGCCCTTAAATTAGCTGGTTTCTCTCCAGATGAACCTTTAATGGCTAAAGCACGCTCTACTATTCTTAGGCTTGGAGGAATACCTAAGTGCATGACTTACACAAAGCTGGGGTTAGCCCTTCTAGGGGTTTATCCATGGGATCGCCTTCCTGTTATCCCCCCAGAAATTATCCTTTTCCCGAATTGGTTCCCTTTCAATCTCTATGAAATATCGGCTTGGAGCAGGACCATGCTTGTTCCCCTATCTATTATCCATCATTTTAAGCCGACAAGAATTCTCCCTGAAAAATTGCAGCTGCATGAGCTCTTCCCCTATGGGACGGAACGTGGGAAGTTTTCCTGGCTAAAGAAAGGGGCAAAATATTTATCTAAAGAAGGTTTATTTTTAGCTTGTGATAAATTTTTACAATATTGGGATAAGACTTCATTGAAGCCGTTTAGGAAGATGGCTATAGAAAAAGCTGAAAAATGGATATTAGAGCGTATAGCTGCCGGATCCGATGGCCTGGGAGCTATTTTCCCAGCGATGCATTATGCGATCATGGCTTTGATTGCTTTAGGATATACCGAAGACAATCCGATCCTAAAAAAGGCTATCACTGATTTTGAGTCGTTAGAAGTAGACGATCAGAAAAACGATGATTTAAGGATACAACCCTGCCTTTCTCCCCTTTGGGATACGGCCATTGGCCTAGTGGCTTTGGCTGAATCTGGTTATGAAAGAAATGCTCCACAGCTGAAGAAAGCCGCTCATTGGATAATAAACAGAGAAATAAGAATCAAAGGTGATTGGTATGTTAGAAATCCCCATCCGGAAGCTAGTGGTTGGGCTTTCGAATATAACAACATGTATTATCCAGATGTGGATGATACGCTAATGGTGCTTTTGGCCCTGCGATTGATTGATATAGATGATAAGATAAAGAAAGAAGAAGTGATGCAGCGAGCTTTACGATGGGTTATCAGTTTTCAATGTGAGAATGGAGGGTGGGCTGCTTTTGATAAAAACGTTTATAAAAAATGGCTAGAAGATATTCCCTTTGCTGATCATAATGCGATACTTGATCCTCCATGTTCAGATATAACAGCAAGAGCTTTAGAATTATTCGGCAAAATGGGGATTAGAAAAAATGAGAAGTTTGTACAAAAAGCGATTCGTTATCTAAAAGAAACTCAAGAAAGTGACGGCTCTTGGATGGGAAGGTGGGGAGTCAATTATATTTATGGGACATGGCAGGCCTTAAGAGGATTGCAGGCGATTGGAGAAGACATGAATCAGGAATGGATTTTAAGGGCTAGGGATTGGCTAGAGTCTTGTCAGAATGAAGATGGGGGGTGGGGAGAAACTCCAGCCTCTTATGATAATCCTCAGCTCAAAGGGAAAGGACCGAGTACGGCTTCTCAAACTGCTTGGGCTATAAGTGGCATTATGGCATGTGGAGACATTTTCAGACCAAGCATTACACGAGGAATCAAATATTTATGTGAACGACAACTTTCTGATGGATCTTGGGCAGAAGAATTCTTAACTGGCACCGGTTTCCCTGGCGTTTTTTACTTGAAGTACGATATGTACAGAAATGCATGGCCTCTACTTGTCATTGGGGAGTATTATAGGCAATATCAACAAGCTAAAGAACGAGCTACCTATTGGGTAGATGCAACTCTTGGGTGCATGGAAAAGAGGCTTTCAGCTGTATGA
- a CDS encoding Glu/Leu/Phe/Val family dehydrogenase encodes MEFLLSDPTFAMACEQFHRVASFLGLPEKTREIIKWPQRSLTVSFPVKMDNGTIRMFVGYRVQHHLALGPTKGGIRFDPDVTLGEISALAMWMSWKCALVGLPFGGAKGGVACKPSEMSKKELEGLTRRYTQELIPFIGPQKDIPAPDIGTNEQIMAWMMDTYSMQVGYTAPGVVTGKPVTIGGSLGRREATGRGVAFLVKKVSEILKMPNPLRIIVQGFGNVGSVSVRQLVEQGAVLIGVSDLSGALYNPKGINCAHLCAYKEKTGMLAGFPEADPIDGFDLLCQRCDVLIPAAKERVITKKNAEKLQCRILAEGANGPTTPEADKILEERKDIFVIPDILCNSGGVIVSYFEWVQDMQSYFWSEREVFDALYRILSATLHSIMKFSHERKVSTRIAALSLGIKKVAEAKEMRGVFP; translated from the coding sequence ATGGAATTTCTTCTTTCCGATCCTACTTTTGCAATGGCCTGTGAGCAGTTCCATAGAGTTGCCAGTTTTTTAGGGTTACCAGAAAAGACTAGAGAAATCATCAAATGGCCTCAACGATCTCTTACTGTTAGCTTTCCAGTTAAAATGGACAATGGAACTATTCGCATGTTTGTAGGCTATAGGGTGCAACATCATCTTGCTTTAGGTCCAACAAAAGGAGGCATACGGTTTGATCCCGACGTCACGTTAGGAGAAATATCGGCTTTAGCAATGTGGATGAGCTGGAAATGCGCCTTAGTTGGTTTGCCCTTTGGTGGAGCCAAAGGCGGAGTAGCCTGTAAGCCAAGCGAAATGAGCAAAAAAGAACTCGAAGGTTTGACTAGAAGATATACGCAAGAGCTGATCCCTTTTATTGGCCCACAGAAAGATATTCCCGCACCGGACATTGGAACGAATGAACAAATAATGGCATGGATGATGGATACATATTCAATGCAGGTAGGATATACAGCCCCTGGGGTTGTTACCGGCAAACCGGTGACAATTGGTGGGTCCCTTGGAAGAAGAGAAGCTACAGGAAGAGGAGTGGCTTTTCTTGTCAAAAAAGTGAGCGAAATTTTAAAAATGCCTAATCCTCTTCGGATCATTGTCCAAGGTTTTGGCAATGTGGGATCCGTTAGTGTTAGACAACTAGTTGAGCAAGGAGCGGTCCTCATCGGTGTTTCTGATTTAAGTGGGGCGCTTTATAATCCTAAAGGAATAAATTGTGCCCATCTGTGTGCCTATAAAGAAAAAACAGGCATGTTGGCAGGATTTCCGGAAGCGGATCCAATTGATGGTTTCGATTTGCTTTGCCAACGCTGTGATGTGTTAATCCCAGCAGCCAAAGAAAGAGTGATAACCAAAAAAAATGCTGAAAAATTACAATGCCGTATATTAGCTGAAGGAGCAAATGGTCCGACAACACCAGAAGCTGATAAAATATTGGAAGAAAGAAAGGATATCTTTGTCATACCGGATATTTTGTGCAATTCAGGAGGTGTAATTGTGAGTTATTTTGAATGGGTACAAGATATGCAAAGCTATTTTTGGTCGGAAAGAGAAGTTTTTGATGCTCTCTATCGAATTCTCTCTGCAACGTTGCATTCTATTATGAAATTTTCTCATGAAAGAAAAGTCTCCACAAGAATAGCAGCTCTGTCCCTAGGCATTAAAAAAGTAGCTGAAGCTAAAGAGATGCGTGGGGTTTTCCCTTAG
- a CDS encoding anthranilate synthase component II, whose product MLLVIDNYDSFTYNLVQYFGELGIEPTVYRNDQISVEAVAALSPQFIVISPGPKGPADAGISCEIIDRLGPFIPILGVCLGHQCIGHVYGAKVVRAKKLMHGKTSFIHHNGEGIFWSLPNPFEATRYHSLIVEKESIPSCLHITAWTEDDEVMGLSHEKYPVFGVQFHPESILTREGKRILKNFLSIRKQHIF is encoded by the coding sequence ATGCTTCTTGTCATCGATAACTACGATTCGTTTACTTACAATCTTGTACAGTATTTTGGAGAGCTTGGGATCGAGCCGACCGTTTATAGAAATGATCAGATCAGCGTAGAAGCAGTCGCAGCCCTTTCTCCCCAGTTTATTGTCATATCGCCTGGTCCTAAAGGTCCTGCCGATGCAGGAATATCTTGTGAGATTATTGATCGATTAGGTCCATTTATTCCTATTCTTGGGGTCTGTCTAGGGCATCAATGCATTGGGCATGTGTATGGCGCAAAGGTAGTAAGGGCTAAGAAACTAATGCATGGGAAAACCTCTTTCATTCATCATAACGGAGAGGGGATTTTTTGGAGTTTGCCTAATCCATTTGAAGCCACCCGATACCATTCATTGATTGTAGAAAAAGAGAGTATACCATCTTGTCTTCACATTACTGCCTGGACAGAAGATGATGAAGTGATGGGCTTATCTCATGAAAAATATCCTGTATTTGGAGTTCAATTTCATCCAGAATCCATTTTGACAAGAGAAGGAAAAAGAATTTTAAAAAACTTTTTATCCATTAGAAAACAACATATTTTTTAA
- a CDS encoding phosphorylase family protein, with product MIAIGFAIEHEGKEILDHVLKEKKEVEGHVFYLGKYAHKTICGMVLGMGKRKSARSAELLLRNFSPSLFILAGYSGALVPAIRKGEVCAVENYLSEELRPILLGQGLPLYKTVCSDVIVADPESRSKMAQLSAAQIVDMETEAVYNTAQAHGVAFCSIRVISDEYGDRLPVGAIMSSWDSEKGESKPFSLIRYLLSHPKETVPFFQFVSTLPKIRRKLTKVILTLIYNLEI from the coding sequence ATGATAGCTATTGGATTTGCTATCGAACATGAAGGGAAGGAGATATTGGACCATGTTCTTAAGGAAAAAAAGGAAGTAGAAGGACATGTTTTTTATTTAGGAAAATATGCACACAAAACTATCTGTGGTATGGTATTGGGGATGGGAAAAAGAAAGTCTGCCCGAAGTGCCGAACTCTTATTAAGGAATTTTTCACCTTCCCTATTTATTTTAGCCGGCTATTCTGGTGCCTTGGTTCCTGCAATCCGTAAAGGAGAGGTATGCGCGGTAGAAAATTACCTCTCCGAAGAACTACGTCCTATTCTTTTAGGTCAAGGATTGCCTCTATACAAGACTGTCTGTTCTGATGTTATTGTAGCAGACCCGGAAAGCAGGTCAAAAATGGCGCAACTTTCCGCTGCTCAAATTGTCGATATGGAAACGGAAGCAGTCTATAATACCGCCCAGGCACATGGAGTGGCTTTTTGTTCGATTCGAGTTATTAGTGATGAGTATGGAGATAGACTACCAGTGGGAGCAATAATGTCTTCTTGGGATTCAGAAAAAGGGGAATCCAAACCCTTCTCTCTTATTCGTTATCTTTTGAGCCATCCTAAAGAAACCGTCCCTTTTTTTCAGTTTGTTTCTACTTTACCTAAGATTCGCAGAAAGTTGACCAAGGTAATTCTTACGCTTATTTATAATTTAGAAATATAA
- the trpE gene encoding anthranilate synthase component I, translated as MDFPPLKEFLQIAATANVIPLVREIIADLDTPVSAYLKISYASRYSFLFESADRGKFGRYSYLGADPYFIISAYGRKITIEYRDGKKVEFWTDSNPLNELKKMMEPYKAFPIPQLPDFFGGLVGYLGYEMVHFFEPSVPRARKDDLGVPDLCFLLADTLIIFDHQERRMFLIANAIIENNPLDAYEKVKRKLDDLQEALSKLLYHPLFLKNPDCGYELPLEVNMTKEEYISMTEKMQEYIRAGDIFQVVPSQRWHTPCKRDPIDVYRALRLINPSPYMFCLKFKDFSLVGSSPEVHVRFDKRKVYVRPIAGTRPRGQNSPEEEAKIVEELINDPKEKAEHIMLVDLARNDIGRVCAFNSIIVKELMVIEKYSHVIHMVSSVEGIAREGISPFDVLEATFPAGTVTGAPKVRAMQIISQLEPTCRGPYAGIVGCLSFSGYLDSCIAIRTILIKNGYAYLQAGGGLVADSTPIGEYLESSNKAKAGMKALALVESFL; from the coding sequence ATGGATTTCCCGCCCCTCAAGGAGTTTCTTCAGATTGCAGCTACTGCCAATGTTATCCCGTTAGTAAGAGAAATCATAGCCGATCTAGACACCCCAGTTTCGGCTTATCTTAAAATTTCATATGCTTCTCGATACTCTTTCCTTTTTGAATCTGCTGACCGTGGAAAATTTGGACGTTATTCCTATCTTGGCGCTGATCCCTATTTTATCATTAGTGCTTATGGCAGAAAGATCACCATAGAATATCGAGACGGGAAAAAAGTGGAATTTTGGACCGATTCCAATCCGTTAAACGAACTAAAAAAAATGATGGAGCCTTACAAGGCGTTCCCTATTCCTCAACTGCCAGATTTTTTTGGGGGACTAGTGGGTTATTTGGGATACGAAATGGTTCACTTTTTTGAGCCATCGGTTCCGAGAGCTCGAAAAGACGACTTAGGAGTTCCTGATCTTTGTTTTCTTCTAGCCGACACATTAATCATTTTTGATCATCAAGAAAGAAGAATGTTTCTTATTGCCAATGCCATAATCGAAAACAATCCCTTGGATGCCTATGAAAAAGTAAAGAGAAAATTAGACGATCTCCAAGAGGCTCTCTCCAAACTGTTATATCACCCTCTTTTTTTGAAGAATCCGGACTGTGGATATGAACTGCCACTAGAAGTCAATATGACAAAGGAAGAATACATTTCGATGACTGAAAAAATGCAGGAATATATTAGGGCCGGAGATATTTTTCAGGTCGTCCCTTCCCAAAGATGGCATACCCCATGTAAAAGGGATCCTATAGATGTTTATAGAGCCTTAAGATTAATTAATCCTTCTCCTTATATGTTTTGCTTAAAATTTAAGGATTTTTCTTTAGTAGGTTCCTCTCCAGAAGTCCATGTTCGGTTTGACAAGCGGAAAGTCTATGTGAGACCTATTGCCGGAACAAGGCCTAGGGGACAAAATTCTCCTGAAGAAGAAGCAAAGATTGTTGAGGAGCTCATAAATGACCCGAAGGAAAAAGCCGAGCATATCATGCTTGTTGATTTAGCTCGCAATGATATTGGAAGGGTCTGTGCTTTTAATTCGATCATTGTCAAAGAACTTATGGTTATTGAAAAATACAGTCATGTGATCCATATGGTTTCTTCTGTTGAAGGAATAGCTCGCGAAGGAATATCTCCTTTTGACGTTTTAGAGGCAACCTTTCCTGCAGGAACTGTAACAGGAGCACCTAAAGTCAGGGCCATGCAAATCATATCTCAATTAGAACCTACTTGCAGAGGACCTTATGCGGGCATTGTGGGATGTTTAAGCTTTTCTGGCTATTTGGACAGCTGTATAGCCATTAGAACCATTTTGATAAAAAATGGGTATGCGTATCTTCAAGCTGGAGGCGGTCTAGTTGCAGATAGTACTCCTATTGGGGAATACCTTGAATCTTCGAATAAAGCAAAAGCGGGTATGAAAGCCCTTGCTTTAGTAGAGTCTTTTCTGTAG